In Methylobacterium sp. WL1, the sequence CGCCACGATCTCGGGTATCGGGCCGGACGTGGATCCCGCCCAGGCGCTGGCCACGGACCTCGCCTTCGCGCCGCGGGACATCGCCTTCACCGGCTATGCCGAGTACGGCCACGTGCCGGACCTCTACCGCCGGGCCGACGTGTTCGTCTCGCCGACCTACGCCGAGGGGTTCTCCAACACGATCCTGGAGGCGATGGCGGCGGGGCTCGCGGTGGTCTCCTGCCACGCGGTCGGGGTCTCGGACTGCCTGCGCGACGGCGAGAACGGCCTGATGGTCGATCCGGGCGACGTTCAGGCGCTCGCCGCCGCACTGACCCGGGTCGTCACCGACGCCGAGCTGCGCCGCGGCCTGGCCACGGCCGGCCTCGAGGAATGCCGCCGGGTCTATTCCTGGAGCGCCGTCGGCCGGCAGATCATGGAGGTGTACGGACGCGTTCAGCATGAGCGCCCGGCCACGGATTTCTCCATCGACCTGCCCGACGATCCCACCTGCCGCTTCCGCGCCGAGCCGCACCTCCTCTGACGCAGGAAGCCCCGCCGCGTGCCGATAGCCCTCGCCCTCTCGCCCCATCTCGACGACGCGGCCTTCTCCTGCGGCGGACTGCTCGCGAGCCTCGCCCGAGAGGGCTGGCACGTAGTGATGGCGACGCTGTTCACCGGCAGCGTCGCCGACCCGACGGGGTTCGCGCTGGCCTGCCAGCTCGACAAGGGCCTGTCGGCCGCCGTCGACTACATGGCCCTGCGCCGGGCCGAGGACATCCAGGCCGCGGTCGCGCTCGGGATCGCGCCGCCCCGGCACCTGCCGTTCCGCGAGGCGCCGCACCGGGGCTACGGCTCCGCGCCGGAACTGTTTTCCCAGACGCGCGGGGATGACGCCATCACGGCCGACCTGGCGCCGGCCCTGGCGGCTCTGATCGCCGCGGAGCGGCCCGATCTCGTCCTCGCCCCGCAGGCCATCGGCGGCCATGTCGACCACGTCCAGGCCGTCCGTGCCCTGCGCGGCCTCGACGGGCTGCCCCCGATCCTGTGGTGGCGCGACTTCCCCTACACGGTCCGCGAGGCCGCACCCCGGGAGCCCCTGGCCGCGCTGTTCGCCGGGTTGCCAGCGCACCGGATGACGCTCGATCCAGAGGCCCAGGCGCGCAAGCGCGCCGCCTGCGCGGCCTATGGCAGCCAGATCGGGTTCCAATTCGGCGGACCGGCCGGCCTCGACGCGCGGCTCGCCCGGGAGGAGGGGATCGAGCGCTTCCGCCTCACCGGCCGCCTCGCCGCGCCGATCCCCGGTCTCGATGCCGCCTGAGCCGCAGGCGCCGAAATCCCTCGCCGACCCGGCTGCGCTCGCGGCCCGCCGGGCCCTGATCGACGCGCCCCACATCGCCCCGATCCGCGCGCTGGCCGACCGGATCGTCGCCGAGCGGGGCGCGCCGGTCCCGGTGCCCGATCCGCTGGATGGCGGCGTCGCGGCCAGGATGCTGCTGCTCCTGGAAACGCCGGGGCCGGCCGTGCTGCGCACCGGCTTCGTCACCCGCGACAGCGCGAACGGCACCGCCGCCAACCTGTTCCGCTTCCTGCGGGAGGCCGGCATCGCGCGGGCGGACACCCTGATCTGGAACGCGGTGCCCTGGCTGATCCACGAGGCGGGCGCCCTCAACCGGGCTCCGCGCCGGGCGGAGGTCGCGGCGGCCGCGCCCTATCTGGCGCCGCTGTTGGACCTGCTGCCCGGGCTCGCCGTGGCGGTGCTGGCCGGGCGCACCGCCGGCGGGACGGCGCCGGCGATCGCGGCCCTGCGTCCGGGCCTGCCGCTGATCGCGGTCCCCACCCGAGCCCGACCTATGTCTGCACCGCCCCGGAGGTGCCCGCGCGGATCCGGCGGGGCCTCTCCGAGGCCGCGGCGATCCTGTGCCGCGCCGCGCGGTGAGGATCGGATCCCCATCGGATCCCGGCCTTCCCTGGCCTTGGGCGCCGGTTCGGCCTACATGGCGAGGCAACGGGCCGCGGTCCGGGATCATCCGGTACGGGCGCAGGCCTTCGGCCGGGCCGCGCAGCCGGAAGGGCGGACGCCGAACGGCATGAACTTTCAGGGACAGCACCGGGGACCGGCAGAGCCGGTCGAGCCGGTCAAGCACGACGCTGTCGCGGACAAGCCGCGCAAGAGCTGGAGCAGCCGGTATGCCTGGATCGGCACGGCCGCCAGCATCGTGCTGTTCGCGGTCTCGCTGGGCGTGCTGTGGAAGCTCGTCCAGAGCGTGAGCTGGGCGGAGGTGCGGGCGGCGGTGACGGCGGCGACCGGCGAGCAGCTCGGCCTCGCCTTCCTGTTCGTCGGGATCAGCTACCTGTTCCTGACGGGCTACGACGCGCTGGCCCTGCGCCAGCTCCGAATCAAGGTGCCGTACCGGATCACCGCGCTCGCCTCTTTCACCAGCTACGCGGTGAGCTTCACCCTCGGCTTCCCGCTGCTGACCGCCGGCACGATCCGCTACTGGATCTACGCCCGGCAGGGCCTGTCCACAGCCAAGATCGCCGCGCTCACGGTCATCGCGGGCTTCACCTTCTGGCTCGGCATGGGCGTGGTGCTGGGGCTGAGCCTAATCATCGAGGCCGGGCAGCTCGCCGGGCTCGCCTTCACGTCGATTCGGATCAACCAGGGCGTCGGCCTCGTGGCCCTGGGCCTGGTACTGGGCTACCTCGCCTGGGTCTCGGCCAAGAAGCGCAGCATCACGGTCAAGCAGTGGCGGCTGGAACTGCCGGGCGCCTCGGTCTCGATCGGCCAGATGATCGTCGGGATCGGCGACGTCTGCGCGGCGGCGGCGGTGCTCTACGTGCTGCTGCCGCAGGGGATGACGCTGGGCTTCACCACGTTCCTGGCGATCTACGTGCTGGCCGCGATGCTGGGCATCGCCTCCAACGCCCCCGGGGGCATCGGGGTGTTCGAGGCCACCATTCTGCTCGCCCTGTCGAGCCTGCCGCGCAACGAGGTGTTGACCTCGCTGCTGCTGTTCCGGGGCTGCTACTACGTCGTGCCGTTCGTCGTCGCCCTGGCGATGCTCGGCCTCTACGAGATCGTGAAGCGGGCCGGCGGCGCGCGCGATCCGGGGCCGCCGGAAGGCACGGCCGGCCCGTCCGGCCGCCCCTGGCCCGACGACACCGAGTCCCGGTAATTCCACCGGACCGCCGTCGATCATGACCGACCGCCCGCGCAGTTCCCAGGCCTGGACGGGCGCCGCAATCGCGGCCGGCCTGTTCGCCGTCGCCCTGGCGCTGTCTGGCCGGCTCGACCTTCCGCTGATCCTGGCCGGCCTCGGCTCGGTCTGCCTGGGCGGCTGGCTCGGGGGCGCGGCCCGGAAGCCCCGGTGCCGCGGCCGGCGGCGACGGCCCAGCGCCACGCGATCGCCGAGGCGCTGCTGGCCCACGTGCCCGATCCGGTCATCCTGGTGGACCGCCGCACCCTGGTGGTGGAGGCCAACCCGGCGGCCCGGGCGCTGCTGCCGGCCCTGCTCCAGGCCCGGCCCCTGTCCTTCGCGCTGCGCAGCCCGGAGGTCCTCGACGGGGTCGAGGCGGTGCTGAGTTCCGGCATGCCCCGCCGTGTCCCCCTGTCGACCCGGGTGCCCCTGGAGCGGACCTTCGAGGTCCAGATCGGCGCCCTGCCGATGCCCGATGGGTCGGGGGTCAGCGCGGTTCTGTTCCTGCGCGATCTCACCTCGGCCCGGCGCCTCGAGGCGATGCGGGTCGATTTCGTGGCCAATGCCAGCCACGAGCTGCGCACGCCGCTCGCCACCCTGATCGGGTTCATCGAGACCCTGCAGGGCCCGGCCCGCGAGGACACGCAGGCCCGCGAACGATTCCTCGAGATCATGCGCGTCCAGGCGCTGCGCATGACCCGGCTGATCGACGACCTGCTGTCGCTGTCAAGGATCGAGCTGCGCGAGCACGTGGCCCCTACCACCGTGGTCGATCTCGGGGCGCTGGCCCGGCAGATGGTCGACGCGCAGGGGCCGCCCGCCGAGGCGCGGGGCGCCACGGTGCGGTTCGCGGACGGCGACGGCCCCTATCCCGTGCCCGGTGATGCCGACGAGCTGGCCCGGGTGATCGAGAACCTGATCGAGAACGCTGTGAAGTACGGCGGCGGCCATGTCGGCGTCGCCCTGAGCCGCGAGGATGATACCCGGCTCGGCCGGCGGATCGTGCTGTCCGTGACGGATGACGGCCCGGGGATCCCGCCCGAGCACATCCCGCGCCTGACCGAGCGCTTCTACCGGGTCGACGTCGCCTCCAGCCGCGCCCGGGGCGGGACGGGGCTCGGCCTCGCCATCGTGAAGCACAGCCTCAACCGCCACCGCGGTCGCCTCGCCATCGACAGCACGGTCGGCCGGGGGACGGTCGTGCGCGTCAGCCTGCCGGAATACGGCGGCGACGCGGAGGTGGCCCGCGTCGCCGATCAGGCCGGGCCGGCATAGGGGCCGATCCCGAGCCCGGCCTCGACCCGCGGGATCCAGGCGCGGATGGCCGGGTAGGCGGCCAAGTCGAAGCCGCCCTCGTGGGCCATGCGGGTGTAGGCGACCAGCGCCACGTCGGCGAGCGTCAGCGCATCGCCGGCCATGAAGGCCGCGCGTTCGAGCGTCGCCTGCATCAGCCGAAGCGCGTCAGTGCCGCGTTCCGCGAGCTTCGGATCGAGCGCGTCCGGTGCGCGCTTCAGGTAATGAAGCTGATACCGGCGGACCGCGATGTAGGGCTCGTGGCTGTACTGCTCCCAGAACATCCATTGCAGCATGCGGGCGCGGTCGCGGGCCGCCTCGGGCACGAGCGCCGAGCCTTCCGCGAGGTAGACGATGATCGCGTTGGATTCCGATAGGGTCTCGCCATCGGGAAACACGACGAGCGGGACACGGCCGGCGGGGTTCAGCGCCAGGAACGCCGGATCGCGTGTGCCGCCACCCGGGACGTCGATGGTGCGCCAGATCGACGGGATGCCGAGACGATCGGCCACCCATTTGACCTTGAGGCAGTTGCCGGAACCCGGATCCCCGTAGAGCGTCAGCGGTTCGGTCATCGGAGGCCTCGCAGGGCTGGGTCAAATCGTTCGCAGAGCGCCGCGGGATGCGGGCAACGGCTGGACCCGAGCGCATCTCCCTCTCCCGCCGGTCGCAAACCGATGGCCGCACAGTGTCGGCCCGATCCCGATTCGGCAATGCGATCCAGGAGGCCCTTGACCTTCCCATGATGGGAAGCCCCATCTGAGGCGGCATGGATGCTTCGATCGGAACCGCCCCCGTGCCCGAACACGTCTCCCTGAGCTTCCCCGTCGATGGGATGTCCTGCGCGTCCTGCGTCGGGCGGGTCGAGCGCGCCCTGAAGGCGTTGCCCGGTGCCCGCGACGTGGCGGTCAATCTCGCCACCAACCGCGCCAGCCTCGTCCTCGGCGGCCGCGCGGGTCCGGCCGACGCCGCGGCCGCGCTGGCGGATGCCGGCTACCCGATCCCGGAGACCGAGAGCCGGATCGCCGTCTCGGGGATGTCCTGCGCGTCCTGCGTCGGACGGGTCGAGCGCGCACTCGCCGCCCTGCCGGGGGTGAGCGGCGCCAGCGTCAACCTGGTCACCGGCCAGGCCGCGATCCGCCATCCGGAGGGCGTGGTCTCCGTCGGCGACCTCGTCGCGGCCGTGGCCACGGCGGGCTACGAAGCCCGGCCCCTCGACGACGGGCCGCGAACCGATCCGGCGACCCGGCAGGAGGCCGAGGGCCGCGCGCTCCGCCGCGCCCTCACCGTGGCGGGGCTGCTCTCCGCCCCCGTGGTCGTCCTCGAAATGTGCGGCCACGTCCTGCCCGGCTTCCATG encodes:
- a CDS encoding PIG-L family deacetylase, giving the protein MPIALALSPHLDDAAFSCGGLLASLAREGWHVVMATLFTGSVADPTGFALACQLDKGLSAAVDYMALRRAEDIQAAVALGIAPPRHLPFREAPHRGYGSAPELFSQTRGDDAITADLAPALAALIAAERPDLVLAPQAIGGHVDHVQAVRALRGLDGLPPILWWRDFPYTVREAAPREPLAALFAGLPAHRMTLDPEAQARKRAACAAYGSQIGFQFGGPAGLDARLAREEGIERFRLTGRLAAPIPGLDAA
- a CDS encoding lysylphosphatidylglycerol synthase domain-containing protein, encoding MNFQGQHRGPAEPVEPVKHDAVADKPRKSWSSRYAWIGTAASIVLFAVSLGVLWKLVQSVSWAEVRAAVTAATGEQLGLAFLFVGISYLFLTGYDALALRQLRIKVPYRITALASFTSYAVSFTLGFPLLTAGTIRYWIYARQGLSTAKIAALTVIAGFTFWLGMGVVLGLSLIIEAGQLAGLAFTSIRINQGVGLVALGLVLGYLAWVSAKKRSITVKQWRLELPGASVSIGQMIVGIGDVCAAAAVLYVLLPQGMTLGFTTFLAIYVLAAMLGIASNAPGGIGVFEATILLALSSLPRNEVLTSLLLFRGCYYVVPFVVALAMLGLYEIVKRAGGARDPGPPEGTAGPSGRPWPDDTESR
- a CDS encoding glutathione S-transferase family protein translates to MTEPLTLYGDPGSGNCLKVKWVADRLGIPSIWRTIDVPGGGTRDPAFLALNPAGRVPLVVFPDGETLSESNAIIVYLAEGSALVPEAARDRARMLQWMFWEQYSHEPYIAVRRYQLHYLKRAPDALDPKLAERGTDALRLMQATLERAAFMAGDALTLADVALVAYTRMAHEGGFDLAAYPAIRAWIPRVEAGLGIGPYAGPA